The following are encoded in a window of Flavobacterium cupriresistens genomic DNA:
- a CDS encoding SPFH domain-containing protein, producing MTEITSYWWILLLVLSILFYKFVLRVFFGMVIVPEDKIGLVTKKFVLFGADKSLPDGRIIATKGEAGYQAQALAPGLYWGMWIWQYIVDMTSFTLIPEGKIGLVLSKDGKEIPTGRILARKVDSDNFQDATAFLNNGGQKGRQTAFITTGSYRINTFLFEIVIADQIKIYENMIGIVTALDGEPIPQGQIAGKSIEGHNNFQDFDQFLDKGGNRGLQPQVMLAGSYYINTWGVLIEQNPMTDVPIGYVGVIISYIGEDGQDVTGDTFKHGNIVSKGQRGVWMEPLGPGKYALNKYTTKLEAVPTTNLVLNWANARSESHNLDKNLSTITVRSKDGFPFNLDVAQIIHVPANEAPKVIARFGSMNNLVSQVLEPTIGNYFRNSAQDSDVISFLSTRKERQESAKNHIKLVLDEYNVNAVDTLIGDIVPPDSLMKTLTDRKLAEEEQKTYQTQRMAQEQRQGMEKETAIADMQKEIVRASQSVEIAQRTADATVKKAEGDATSLKLNVNAEAEATKMRANAEAEATKARAGAQAEATKLTASAEAERISKTGLAEAEKIMAVGKSTAESYQLQVAAMGGDNFTKYKVTEEIGKGNIKVIPDVLITGNGGSDGSISGLLGLKLMEMMDTEKNVKSPKK from the coding sequence GTTTTGTTTGGTGCCGACAAATCACTTCCCGATGGTAGAATTATTGCCACAAAAGGAGAAGCCGGTTACCAAGCGCAGGCCTTAGCTCCCGGATTGTATTGGGGAATGTGGATTTGGCAATACATAGTAGACATGACAAGCTTTACTTTGATTCCCGAAGGTAAAATCGGACTCGTTCTGAGTAAAGACGGAAAAGAAATCCCAACCGGACGAATTCTGGCCCGAAAAGTAGACAGCGACAACTTTCAGGATGCTACTGCTTTCTTAAACAACGGAGGACAAAAAGGACGTCAGACCGCTTTTATTACAACAGGGTCTTATCGTATCAATACGTTCCTGTTTGAAATTGTAATCGCAGATCAAATTAAGATTTACGAAAACATGATCGGAATCGTAACGGCTCTTGATGGCGAGCCAATTCCGCAAGGACAAATTGCAGGTAAATCTATCGAAGGACACAATAACTTTCAGGATTTTGACCAATTCCTTGACAAAGGCGGAAATCGTGGTTTGCAACCTCAGGTCATGCTTGCCGGTTCGTATTACATCAATACCTGGGGAGTTCTAATTGAGCAAAACCCAATGACAGATGTGCCAATCGGTTATGTTGGTGTCATAATCTCCTATATAGGTGAAGACGGACAAGACGTAACAGGCGACACTTTCAAACACGGAAATATTGTTTCCAAAGGACAACGTGGTGTTTGGATGGAACCTCTTGGACCCGGAAAATATGCGCTTAATAAATACACCACAAAACTGGAAGCTGTTCCGACCACTAACCTGGTTTTAAACTGGGCAAATGCACGAAGCGAATCTCATAATTTAGATAAAAACTTATCTACAATTACCGTACGTTCAAAAGATGGTTTCCCGTTTAATCTGGATGTTGCGCAGATTATTCACGTACCGGCCAATGAAGCGCCAAAAGTTATTGCCCGTTTCGGAAGCATGAACAATCTGGTTTCTCAGGTTTTGGAGCCAACGATTGGTAACTATTTCAGAAACTCTGCTCAGGATAGTGATGTAATTTCGTTTTTGTCAACCAGAAAAGAGCGTCAAGAATCTGCTAAAAACCATATCAAACTGGTATTAGACGAATACAATGTAAACGCTGTTGATACCTTAATTGGAGATATTGTACCACCCGACTCTTTGATGAAAACTCTAACGGACAGAAAACTGGCCGAAGAAGAGCAAAAAACCTATCAAACCCAAAGAATGGCACAGGAACAACGTCAGGGAATGGAGAAAGAAACGGCGATTGCCGATATGCAAAAAGAAATTGTTCGCGCTTCACAAAGTGTTGAAATCGCACAACGTACAGCAGATGCAACTGTTAAGAAAGCGGAAGGTGATGCAACCAGTTTAAAATTAAATGTAAATGCCGAAGCTGAAGCTACAAAAATGCGTGCCAATGCAGAAGCAGAAGCAACCAAAGCCAGAGCGGGAGCGCAAGCCGAAGCTACAAAACTGACCGCAAGTGCTGAAGCTGAAAGAATCTCAAAAACCGGTTTGGCAGAAGCAGAGAAAATTATGGCCGTTGGTAAATCAACAGCCGAATCGTATCAATTACAAGTTGCCGCAATGGGTGGTGATAATTTTACCAAATACAAAGTAACCGAAGAGATTGGTAAAGGAAACATCAAAGTAATTCCGGATGTTTTAATTACAGGAAACGGTGGTTCCGATGGTTCTATAAGTGGCCTGCTTGGCTTAAAACTAATGGAAATGATGGACACCGAAAAAAATGTAAAAAGTCCTAAAAAATAA